A part of Loxodonta africana isolate mLoxAfr1 chromosome 11, mLoxAfr1.hap2, whole genome shotgun sequence genomic DNA contains:
- the LOC104845467 gene encoding zinc finger protein 568-like yields MPSQPPACCPEEDEPEAQDTVFPAGAFHKLVVAFKDVAVDFTQEEWGLLGPTQRILYRDVMLRNYSNLVSLGLPDSKPEVISKLQQWEDPWIVERDVPRGPCPDSEPETQAAQPPLGEDASPRRWMTAGLQGQDFWNTMIRDIPELNSWAVERRRHCSQLKKSPQRSITGSLPQTLFLMELQATLLAQALANHGHKKGFVCRSVLDQGCPCGREGVCGEDSACFLALSQPQRVHAGEGTAACRGWDDAFSKNTCRLRIPEGRKSYTCEECGKAFSQSTHLIEHQQIHAGEKPYVSRECRCAFSKNLSLVKHQWMHTGEKPYACSICNKCFRESSALARHQQVHTGEKPYGCSECGRAFSQSTHLVQHLRVHTGEKPFTCSECSKAFVDSSALLVHHRTHTRERPYECRVCYKVFIISSSLAEHQCCHTREKPYVCQECGKAFSQSTSLSKHQRVHTSEKPYVCVECGHAFSQSSSLVKHQQVHTGEKPYVCTECGRAFSQRSYLTQHMKFHSGC; encoded by the exons ATGCcatctcagccccctgcctgttGCCCAGAGGAGGACGAGCCAGAGGCCCAGGACACTGTGTTCCCGGCAGGTGCTTTCCAC AAGCTGGTGGTGGCCTTCAAGGACGTGGCTGTGGACTTCACCCAGGAGGAATGGGGGCTGCTGGGCCCGACCCAGAGGATCCTGTACCGCGATGTAATGCTGAGGAACTACAGCAACCTGGTGTCCCTGG GACTTCCAGATTCCAAACCAGAGGTGATCTCTAAGTTGCAGCAGTGGGAAGACCCCTGGATTGTAGAGAGAGACGTCCCAAGAGGCCCCTGTCCAG ACTCAGAGCCGGAGACCCAGGCTGCACAACCTCCTCTAGGTGAAGACGCGTCACCTCGTAGGTGGATGACAGCGGGGCTCCAGGGGCAGGATTTCTGGAACACCATGATAAGAGACATCCCAGAGCTGAACAGCTGGGCAGTGGAGAGACGGCGGCACTGCAGCCAACTCAAGAAGAGCCCCCAGCGGAGCATCACAGGAAGTCTCCCCCAGACCCTGTTCCTCATGGAGCTTCAGGCCACTCTGTTGGCACAGGCTCTTGCGAACCATGGCCACAAAAAGGGCTTCGTGTGTAGGTCAGTCCTAGACCAGGGTTGCCCCTGTGGAAGAGAGGGCGTGTGTGGGGAAGATTCTGCCTGTTTCCTAGCGCTTAGTCAGCCACAAAGAGTCCACGCTGGGGAGGGCACAGCAGCGTGCCGTGGGTGGGATGATGCCTTCAGCAAGAACACATGCCGTCTGAGGATTCCTGAGGGGAGGAAGTCCTACACATGTGAGGAGTGTGGGAAGGCTTTTAGCCAGAGCACGCACCTCATTGAACACCAGCAGATCCACGCTGGCGAGAAGCCCTATGTGTCTCGGGAGTGCAGATGCGCCTTCAGCAAGAACTTGTCCCTCGTCAAACACCAGTGGATGCACACAGGTGAGAAGCCCTACGCCTGCAGCATCTGCAACAAGTGTTTCCGCGAGAGCTCAGCCCTCGCCAGGCACCAGCAGGTGCACACGGGTGAGAAGCCATACGGGTGCAGCGAGTGTGGCCGCGCCTTCAGCCAGAGCACCCACTTGGTGCAGCACCTGCGAGTCCACACTGGGGAGAAGCCGTTCACCTGCAGCGAGTGTAGCAAAGCCTTTGTAGACTCCTCAGCTCTCCTCGTCCATCACAGGACCCACACCAGGGAGAGGCCCTACGAGTGCCGTGTGTGCTACAAGGTGTTCATTATCAGTTCATCCCTGGCTGAGCACCAGTGTTGCCACACCAGGGAGAAGCCATACGTGTGCCAGGAGTGTGGCAAGGCCTTCAGCCAGAGTACATCCCTCAGCAAGCACCAGCGGGTGCACACGAGTGAGAAGCCCTACGTGTGTGTTGAGTGCGGGCACGCCTTTAGCCAGAGTTCGTCCCTGGTTAAACACCAGCAGGTGCACACAGGTGAGAAGCCCTACGTCTGCACTGAGTGTGGGCGCGCCTTCAGCCAGAGGTCCTATTTGACCCAGCACATGAAGTTCCACAGTGGGTGCTGA